In a single window of the Salmo trutta chromosome 23, fSalTru1.1, whole genome shotgun sequence genome:
- the LOC115160256 gene encoding transmembrane protein 217, whose translation MKLLLSSGLCGMTPYQGSIVGGLYFLMVGVMQMVFEFGHLRTAKESTNNITGSQLQPQVCFGYYYSLLILGGITLLLTLCMLGAVWAHQHVGILGFAVWLTLYDVILLVVTCLLQRQMQALGLELSVLEWYGVICRVMGDPFWLALVITHGLEVQIERHRLGTRQRKGGIPNEGTQLKLKFKAFDSSV comes from the coding sequence ATGAAGCTACTTCTGTCTTCAGGCCTATGTGGCATGACCCCTTACCAGGGCTCCATAGTAGGAGGACTCTATTTTTTGATGGTGGGCGTCATGCAAATGGTCTTTGAGTTTGGCCATCTGCGCACAGCCAAGGAGAGCACCAACAACATCACAGGCTCCCAGCTTCAGCCCCAGGTGTGCTTCGGTTACTACTACTCTCTGCTTATCCTGGGTGGCATCACCCTACTGCTGACCCTGTGCATGCTCGGAGCAGTTTGGGCCCACCAGCATGTGGGCATCCTGGGCTTTGCGGTCTGGCTGACGCTGTACGACGTGATTCTGTTGGTGGTCACTTGCCTGCTCCAGAGGCAGATGCAGGCACTGGGCTTGGAGCTGAGTGTACTGGAGTGGTACGGCGTGATATGCAGGGTCATGGGAGACCCCTTCTGGCTGGCCCTCGTAATCACACACGGTCTGGAAGTGCAGATTGAGAGGCATCGGCTTGGGACACGACAACGCAAAGGCGGGATTCCAAATGAGGGGACACAGCTCAAACTGAAATTTAAGGCCTTTGACAGCAGTGTTTGA